Proteins encoded by one window of Cannabis sativa cultivar Pink pepper isolate KNU-18-1 chromosome 4, ASM2916894v1, whole genome shotgun sequence:
- the LOC115714674 gene encoding protein PELPK1, translated as MGFLKIFSILSIIIALSLSTNPILATRHLLDTPPAAPPPALPKIPALPNPILPPLPSAPPLPKPNMPPMPSNPLPTLPTLPKPNIAPLPSNPLPALPTLPKPNVAPLPSNPLPTLPTNPANNVPSIPKVTLPPLPTIPTTMPSIPTIPNLPFLSPPPSN; from the coding sequence ATGGGTTTCCTCAAGATTTTCTCTATTCTATCAATAATCATAGCCTTATCACTCTCAACCAATCCAATTTTGGCAACTCGCCACCTTTTAGACACACCGCCGGCCGCACCACCCCCGGCATTGCCCAAAATTCCTGCTCTTCCCAACCCCATATTGCCTCCATTGCCCTCAGCCCCACCACTACCTAAACCAAATATGCCACCCATGCCTTCTAACCCTTTGCCTACTCTTCCAACATTGCCAAAGCCCAACATTGCTCCATTGCCCTCAAATCCTTTGCCAGCTCTTCCAACTTTGCCAAAACCCAATGTAGCTCCACTGCCATCTAATCCTTTGCCTACACTTCCCACAAACCCAGCCAATAATGTTCCCTCAATTCCTAAGGTAACACTTCCTCCTCTTCCCACTATTCCAACGACAATGCCTTCAATTCCCACCATTCCAAATCTTCCATTCCTCTCTCCTCCACCATCAAATTGA